One genomic region from Osmerus eperlanus chromosome 6, fOsmEpe2.1, whole genome shotgun sequence encodes:
- the pwwp2b gene encoding PWWP domain-containing protein 2B isoform X2 produces the protein MEAVAEELLAGSRVPVTIDQIVNDTLVVTLTYRERSYTGILLDCKKKTGLFCLPDVMTKPVQYPVLKPACEIPEVLSEGPITRPLSQASFRPKDENTFPEPEPSIDPFPAPLPTPVPAGQAPYPPYFEGAPFPQPIWVRHSYGQWVPQPPPRPIKRKKRRTREPGRMTMSTIRLRPRQVLCEKCKNTLNSDEDSKDGLTTTKASRKENAPQSDEDVKDGPTKVSRKEDMDAAKEAKRRENGPGYDSKRLRKDKREEEAKFPGGDMIPHSPVIKISYSTPQGKGKVMKIPSRVHGSVKPFCPKQLQHNGLGESCKSLSEPTKEQQHILDATRTGLTVSIPKLKLTRPFTTVGQDLPSPKIRLRPRVDGEDSLTVYEAELVGAPPRKSPQVQEPCPPHSEDSEEKNSVELWSGSSGEEADRGHSDLTLLINFRKRKADSSSLSVCSSDSLDESKSVSSDGTSPELCDLAPGEDISVSSSSAAPCPARADSKTVPPLTVRLHTRSMTKCVTEEGHAVAVGDIVWGKIHGFPWWPARVLGISGSRREETASCEAQWPEAKVAWFGSPTTSQLSVAKLSPFREFFRSRFNRKKKGMYRRAILEAAKAVGHMSPEITSLLAHCET, from the exons ATGGAGGCTGTGGCCGAGGAGCTGCTGGCCGGCTCTCGGGTACCTGTCACTATCGATCAAATAGTTAACGATACACTAGTGGTGACGCTTACCTACCGGGAAAGGAGCTACACGGGAATATTACTCGATTGCAAGAAGAA AACCGGACTGTTCTGTCTACCAGATGTCATGACCAAGCCAGTACAATACCCTGTACTAAAACCTGCTTGTGAAATCCCAGAGGTCCTGAGTGAGGGGCCCATTACAAGGCCTCTGAGCCAGGCTTCATTTAGACCAAAGGATGAAAACACGTTCCCAGAGCCTGAACCATCTATTGACCCTTTTCCTGCCCCCTTGCCCACACCTGTGCCCGCTGGGCAGGCTCCCTACCCTCCTTATTTTGAAGGAGCCCCCTTCCCACAGCCCATATGGGTGCGTCACAGCTATGGCCAATGGGTGCCTCAGCCCCCGCCACGACCAATCAAGCGGAAGAAGAGACGGACGCGTGAGCCTGGCCGCATGACAATGAGCACTATACGTCTCCGGCCCCGGCAGGTGCTCTGTGAGAAGTGTAAAAACACACTAAACAGTGACGAGGACAGCAAAGACGGCCTGACCACCACCAAAGCCTCTAGGAAAGAGAATGCGCCACAGAGCGATGAGGATGTCAAGGATGGGCCAACCAAGGTGTCCAGGAAAGAGGACATGGATGCAGCCAAGGAGGCCAAAAGGCGAGAGAATGGCCCTGGATATGACAGCAAGCGGCTCAGGAAGGACaaaagggaggaggaagcgAAATTCCCTGGTGGCGACATGATCCCCCACAGCCCTGTCATAAAGATTTCCTACAGCACTCCGCAGGGCAAGGGAAAAGTCATGAAGATCCCATCACGGGTTCACGGCTCGGTCAAGCCGTTTTGTCCCAAGCAACTGCAACACAATGGCCTGGGAGAGAGCTGCAAGTCCTTGTCCGAACCCACCAAGGAGCAGCAGCACATCTTAGATGCCACAAGAACAGGTCTGACTGTCTCCATTCCCAAACTGAAGCTCACCAGacctttcaccaccgtgggccagGACCTCCCGTCCCCTAAGATCCGTCTGCGGCCACGGGTGGACGGAGAGGACAGCCTGACGGTGTACGAAGCTGAGCTAGTCGGTGCGCCGCCAAGAAAAAGCCCCCAGGTACAGGAACCCTGCCCGCCCCACTCTGAGGATTCTGAGGAGAAGAACTCAGTGGAGTTGTGGTCAGGGAGCTCAGGGGAGGAGGCTGACCGTGGCCACAGTgacctcaccctcctcatcaaCTTCCGCAAGCGCAAGGCCGACTCCTCCAGCCTATCGGTGTGCAGCAGCGACAGCTTGGACGAATCCAAATCCGTCAGCTCGGACGGCACCTCCCCCGAGTTGTGCGACCTTGCGCCCGGCGAAGACATCTCGGTGTCCTCCTCATCCGCCGCGCCGTGCCCGGCGCGCGCCGACAGCAAGACTGTGCCGCCTCTCACCGTGCGGCTGCACACGCGCAGCATGACCAAGTGTGTGACGGAGGAGGGCCACGCGGTCGCCGTGGGCGACATCGTGTGGGGGAAGATCCACGGTTTCCCCTGGTGGCCGGCCAGGGTTCTTGGCATCAGCGGCAGTCGCAGGGAGGAGACGGCCAGCTGTGAGGCCCAGTGGCCTGAAGCGAAGGTCGCCTGGTTCGGCTCGCCCACCACCTCCCAGCTGTCTGTGGCCAAACTTTCGCCCTTCAGGGAGTTTTTCAGGTCGCGCTTCAACCGCAAGAAGAAAGGGATGTACCGGCGAGCCATCCTGGAAGCTGCCAAGGCTGTGGGCCACATGAGCCCCGAGATCACCTCTCTACTGGCCCACTGCGAAACGTAG
- the LOC134022778 gene encoding leucine-rich repeat-containing protein 27-like produces the protein MSYLEEGIPDLHLSIDCGDNSVRPQTGHIPPENVDPMQITEYVTSDTLYLSRRKLKDIEDSILKTHMLKNLYLEGNQISSLPDSLFTSLSNLVWLDLRNNQITALPAEIGLHRSLKTLLLEGNPIKELPLELGTVITLRALSLRHCPIVFPPQEIVEQGLQCILQFLRGAMVVRPVSVRNPLPDMPPVEKLQLAELVKSSLDLCEEVVNEDEMRRFKELKQKMIQMDRAESDYGAAALPLACLPGAAAPPLACLPRAAAPPLACLPRAAAPPLACLPGAAAPPLACLPRAAAPPLACLPRAAAPPLACLPGAAEGEKGHKTYPLPVVKRSREITKAGIFPELPPFDTQYWKRSEERRLAAMKELKEKQAILEQRRKDQELLREWRTHAKIMQERKILEHKQARLERQRKEETLKTLVSGSDTKLRLTRSEAATGLASNRNMYLQCAESVVLHSDGPIEAPPQLVSQKAPYATDSLVHDSVEVKPGNTQQRLQNQRSQKEAEETRVTRDRELEHRIRIHVQMMQERRRRPRGTVEEETAAARLDMEEAKKLQEELDARKQEKDLEYRFIAYTGESSPR, from the exons ATGTCATACTTAGAGGAGGGAATACCTGATCTCCATCTAAGCATTGACTGTGGTGATAATTCTGTCAGACCACAGACTGGTCACATCCCACCTGAGAATGTTGATCCTATGCAGATAACTGAATATGTGACTTCTGACACACTATATCTAAGTAGAAGAAAGTTAAAAGATATTGAGGATAGCATTTTGAAGACCCATATGTTAAAG AATTTGTATCTCGAAGGTAACCAAATATCCAGTCTTCCGGATTCTCTGTTCACCAGTTTGTCAAATTTGGTGTGGTTAGACCTCAGAAATAACCAAATCACTGCACTTCCTGCGGAAATTGGTCTCCATAG GTCTCTGAAAACATTGCTGTTGGAAGGAAATCCAATCAAGGAGCTACCATTAGAATTGG GTACTGTAATCACTCTCAGGGCCCTGAGTCTGAGGCATTGCCCCATCGTCTTCCCACCTCAAGAGATTGTGGAGCAGGGACTTCAGTGCATCCTTCAGTTTCTAAGAGGTGCCATGGTTGTGAGACCAGTCAGTGTGCGGAACCCTCTTCCAG ACATGCCTCCTGTGGAGAAGCTGCAGTTGGCAGAACTTGTCAAGTCCAGTCTGgacctgtgtgaggaggtggtgaATGAGGATGAGATGCGCCGGTTCAAGGAACTCAAACAGAAGATGATCCAGATGGACAGGGCTGAGTCTGACTATGGGGCAGCAGCACTACCCCTGGCATGTCTGCCCGGGGCAGCAGCACCACCCCTGGCATGTCTGCCCAGGGCAGCAGCACCACCCCTGGCATGTCTGCCCAGGGCAGCAGCACCACCCCTGGCATGTCTGCCCGGGGCAGCAGCACCACCCCTGGCATGTCTGCCCAGGGCAGCAGCACCACCCCTGGCATGTCTGCCCAGGGCAGCAGCACCACCCCTGGCATGTCTGCCCGGggcagcagagggagagaaaggtcaCAAGACATACCCTCTGCCTGTTGTCAAAAG AAGTAGAGAGATTACCAAAGCTGGCATATTTCCAGAACTCCCTCCATTTGACACGCAGTACTGGAAGAGGTCAGAGGAGAGAAGACTGGCTGCAATGAAAGAGCTTAAAGAGAAACAAGCCATTTTAGAACAGAGGAGGAA AGACCAAGAGCTCCTGCGGGAATGGCGCACTCACGCAAAAATTATGCAGGAGAGGAAAATCTTGGAGCACAAGCAGGCAAGGcttgagagacaaagaaaagaaGAG ACGTTGAAAACCCTCGTGTCAGGCTCAGACACAAAGCTGAGGCTCACACGCTCTGAAGCAGCCACAGGCCTAGCTAGCAACAGAAACATGTATCTCCAGTGTGCAGAGTCAGTCGTCCTACACTCAGACGGCCCTATAGAGGCCCCACCACAGTTG GTTTCACAGAAAGCTCCGTATGCCACCGATTCTCTCGTTCATGACAGTGTTGAAGTCAAACCTGGCAACACCCAACAGAGACTACAGAACCAGAGGTCTCAGAAGGAGGCTGAGGAGACCAG AGTGACACGAGACAGGGAGCTGGAGCACCGAATCAGAATTCATGTTCAGATGATGCAGGAGAGACGCAGGAGGCCCAGGGGCACAGTGGAAGAAGAGACAGCCGCTGCCAGGCTCGACATGGAGGAG GCCAAGAAGTTGCAGGAGGAACTTGATGCAAGGAAACAAGAGAAAGACCTGGAGTATAGATTCATCGCATATACTGGGGAGAGCTCACCAAGATGA
- the pwwp2b gene encoding PWWP domain-containing protein 2B isoform X1, giving the protein MEAVAEELLAGSRVPVTIDQIVNDTLVVTLTYRERSYTGILLDCKKKTGLFCLPDVMTKPVQYPVLKPACEIPEVLSEGPITRPLSQASFRPKDENTFPEPEPSIDPFPAPLPTPVPAGQAPYPPYFEGAPFPQPIWVRHSYGQWVPQPPPRPIKRKKRRTREPGRMTMSTIRLRPRQVLCEKCKNTLNSDEDSKDGLTTTKASRKENAPQSDEDVKDGPTKVSRKEDMDAAKEAKRRENGPGYDSKRLRKDKREEEAKFPGGDMIPHSPVIKISYSTPQGKGKVMKIPSRVHGSVKPFCPKQLQHNGLGESCKSLSEPTKEQQHILDATRTGLTVSIPKLKLTRPFTTVGQDLPSPKIRLRPRVDGEDSLTVYEAELVGAPPRKSPQVQEPCPPHSEDSEEKNSVELWSGSSGEEADRGHSDLTLLINFRKRKADSSSLSVCSSDSLDESKSVSSDGTSPELCDLAPGEDISVSSSSAAPCPARADSKTVPPLTVRLHTRSMTKCVTEEGHAVAVGDIVWGKIHGFPWWPARVLGISGSRREETASCEAQWPEAKVAWFGSPTTSQLSVAKLSPFREFFRSRFNRKKKGMYRRAILEAAKAVGHMSPEITSLLAHCETS; this is encoded by the exons ATGGAGGCTGTGGCCGAGGAGCTGCTGGCCGGCTCTCGGGTACCTGTCACTATCGATCAAATAGTTAACGATACACTAGTGGTGACGCTTACCTACCGGGAAAGGAGCTACACGGGAATATTACTCGATTGCAAGAAGAA AACCGGACTGTTCTGTCTACCAGATGTCATGACCAAGCCAGTACAATACCCTGTACTAAAACCTGCTTGTGAAATCCCAGAGGTCCTGAGTGAGGGGCCCATTACAAGGCCTCTGAGCCAGGCTTCATTTAGACCAAAGGATGAAAACACGTTCCCAGAGCCTGAACCATCTATTGACCCTTTTCCTGCCCCCTTGCCCACACCTGTGCCCGCTGGGCAGGCTCCCTACCCTCCTTATTTTGAAGGAGCCCCCTTCCCACAGCCCATATGGGTGCGTCACAGCTATGGCCAATGGGTGCCTCAGCCCCCGCCACGACCAATCAAGCGGAAGAAGAGACGGACGCGTGAGCCTGGCCGCATGACAATGAGCACTATACGTCTCCGGCCCCGGCAGGTGCTCTGTGAGAAGTGTAAAAACACACTAAACAGTGACGAGGACAGCAAAGACGGCCTGACCACCACCAAAGCCTCTAGGAAAGAGAATGCGCCACAGAGCGATGAGGATGTCAAGGATGGGCCAACCAAGGTGTCCAGGAAAGAGGACATGGATGCAGCCAAGGAGGCCAAAAGGCGAGAGAATGGCCCTGGATATGACAGCAAGCGGCTCAGGAAGGACaaaagggaggaggaagcgAAATTCCCTGGTGGCGACATGATCCCCCACAGCCCTGTCATAAAGATTTCCTACAGCACTCCGCAGGGCAAGGGAAAAGTCATGAAGATCCCATCACGGGTTCACGGCTCGGTCAAGCCGTTTTGTCCCAAGCAACTGCAACACAATGGCCTGGGAGAGAGCTGCAAGTCCTTGTCCGAACCCACCAAGGAGCAGCAGCACATCTTAGATGCCACAAGAACAGGTCTGACTGTCTCCATTCCCAAACTGAAGCTCACCAGacctttcaccaccgtgggccagGACCTCCCGTCCCCTAAGATCCGTCTGCGGCCACGGGTGGACGGAGAGGACAGCCTGACGGTGTACGAAGCTGAGCTAGTCGGTGCGCCGCCAAGAAAAAGCCCCCAGGTACAGGAACCCTGCCCGCCCCACTCTGAGGATTCTGAGGAGAAGAACTCAGTGGAGTTGTGGTCAGGGAGCTCAGGGGAGGAGGCTGACCGTGGCCACAGTgacctcaccctcctcatcaaCTTCCGCAAGCGCAAGGCCGACTCCTCCAGCCTATCGGTGTGCAGCAGCGACAGCTTGGACGAATCCAAATCCGTCAGCTCGGACGGCACCTCCCCCGAGTTGTGCGACCTTGCGCCCGGCGAAGACATCTCGGTGTCCTCCTCATCCGCCGCGCCGTGCCCGGCGCGCGCCGACAGCAAGACTGTGCCGCCTCTCACCGTGCGGCTGCACACGCGCAGCATGACCAAGTGTGTGACGGAGGAGGGCCACGCGGTCGCCGTGGGCGACATCGTGTGGGGGAAGATCCACGGTTTCCCCTGGTGGCCGGCCAGGGTTCTTGGCATCAGCGGCAGTCGCAGGGAGGAGACGGCCAGCTGTGAGGCCCAGTGGCCTGAAGCGAAGGTCGCCTGGTTCGGCTCGCCCACCACCTCCCAGCTGTCTGTGGCCAAACTTTCGCCCTTCAGGGAGTTTTTCAGGTCGCGCTTCAACCGCAAGAAGAAAGGGATGTACCGGCGAGCCATCCTGGAAGCTGCCAAGGCTGTGGGCCACATGAGCCCCGAGATCACCTCTCTACTGGCCCACTGCGAAAC GAGCTAA